CCCCACACTCCCTGGGATTTCCCTCCACACAACAGCACTGGGTGCCTCCAGGATTAATTTCCACATCACACAAAGACATCTCTGCAACAGGAAGTGTTTCCACTTAAGGGaactttttcagttttctctcaGAATcactggaggcagcagcatcaAAACCTCTTTGAATGCTTGGGGCTAGAAGGGTAATTTGGGAAAAATGACATTTCCTGCAAGGTTCAGTTACAAAGCTCAGAAACAGCCAAAGAAGTCATTTCCTACCTCTGAAAACCACAGACTTACAGTACTTATATTAAGCCAGATCAATACATCGTGAGAACTTTTTAATAACCCAACAATCAGAAAGCTCATCCAGCAGCCTGCACAGATCTGTGGCTGCCAGCAAACGTCCCCTGTGCAATCcccccttctccagcagcaccaccaaCCACCAGGGGTTCCTAAAGCAGACAGGAGTACAAGAACCAAATCACCAACCTTCCTGGCCTCAAACACCCAGTGACTCCTGCCATCATCATCCACCTGGTTCCACCAGCGAAGGCCGACCATGAGCCGCCCTGTGACGTTCTGGAAGAGAGGAGAACCCATGAGCTCTGGGGTCCTGTGCAAAGAaccctcctgccacagctcagggCCGGGCTGCTGCTTTCCACAGCGCCTGCCTGCCTCACACTGGGAGAATGAGAGCCACAACAAGCCATTTCCTCAGAGATCCAGCAGGTCTGTGGTGCTTCTGAGCAAATAACAAAGCCTGTGCTGCCTCAAAAGGGAGCCTAACAAATGCTCTCCCCTGGACTTTCCAAAAGAACCAAGTGCACAGAGATGTCAGAGTTTATTTCATAAAGCTCTGCAATCCCCTCCAGCACTTgagggtgttttgggggtgcCATTTTGtgggagaggcacaatgaaatgACTTTTCTGAGACATGAGCATCACTGTCGATTATTTTTACACAGCAAGGCAAAGACGACAAAAAGCACAAGAGGAACTCACCTTTACAGCCCAGAAGTCACAGgacaggaggaggatgatggTCACCATGCAGGCAATGAAGCTGCTGGTTAAGAGCTCACAGAGCAGATAAACAACGATGGCACTGACTCGGAAGAATAAGTGGAAAAATGATGCCACTGGGTGCCTGGAATGAAGGACAGGACAgtcacagctcctgcagacaAGTGACACTGCCAGGGGTAAGGGTCAGCATTGTAACATGAACCCAGTGTTCTGGAAACATGGGAAATAACTGCCTGGGAGGTGACACAAGGAAGAGACATTCCAGAAactccctctgtccccaccaaCCTTATTTTTGACTTTTTGGATCTCCTGGATACATCATCATCTGCATCAAAGAGAGACACATCTTCAATGTCATCACTGCTGTCCTGAGGGGGGGAGCAGAGGCAAAGGGttacaggagaaaaatgaaacctGATGTTTTCAACATCAGCCTGGGACAGTGTTCATCACCCAGAAAACCACGGAGGCACCTCAGGATCAGAATTCATTTGGGAAGAAGGTGAAGATTTAACCACACACAAGCCTACAGTGTGATCTCAGAAATGATCATCAGGGCTCAGACTggtgagctgcagctgggctgatCACAAACCCCACTGCTTCCAGGTGTGGAAAGAGCACACCTGGCTCTGGCACACCTGGCTCTGGCACACCTGGCTCTGGCACACAGCCTCCAATGCGTGCCCTCCTTGCCCAGTGACTCCAGCTGGGGCAGTGCTTTTGTTCCTGAGCCTTCCAGGACAGTCACTGCCCGGGACTGCGGCCAGGACGGAGAACTGAGAGAAGCCGCTCTGCTGTGAGCCCCAGTGGTGCCAAGTGAGCCCCGAGCTGTGGGCCAGCAGCTCCGTCCGTGTCACACACTGCCAGGCTCCGTCCATGTCACACACTGCCAGGCACCGTCCGTGTCACACACTGCCAGGCACCGTCCGTGTCACACACTGCCAGGCACCGTCCGTGTCACACACCGCTCCGTCCGTGTCACACACTGCCAGGCACCGTCCGTGTCACACACCGCTCCGTCCGTGTCACACACTGCCAGGCACCGTCCGTGTCACACACCGCTCCGTCCGTGTCACACACCGCTCCGGCCGTGTCACGCAGCGCTGGGCATCGGCCGTGGAGCCCCGCGGGGCCCTTGGTACGGACGGGCGGGCCTGTCACGGCAGGAAGGGCCTCCGCGCCCCGCAGCTCGCCCGGGGCCTATGGGAAGTGGGTCCCGTTCCGGGATCCTATGATCCGTGCCCAGGCCCCTGCTCCGGCCCCGGTCTCGAGATCCCAGTCCCGTGTCCTATGCCCAAGCCCCTGATCCCGGTCCCGAAGGCCGGTCCCGTGTCCCATGCCCAAGCCTCCAGTCCCGGTCCCGTGTCCCATGCCCAATCCCCCGGTCCCGTACCATGGTCGGAGCCGCCACTTCCGCCTCGCCGCTCGCGTCACGGCCGCGGACCAATCGCGGCGCGTCCCGTGACCCCGCTCCGCCGCTCCGCTCCCTGCGCGTGCGCGCTAGCGGGAGCCGGGCGCGAGACGtggccggggccgctcccgccaACGGCCCTGAGGGGAGCGGGGGGGCCCCGGGGACCCTGAGGGACCGGCACTGCCTGAGGGGAGCGGGAGGGATCCCGGGaaaccggcaccggcaccgcctGAGAGGAGCGAGGGGGCCCAGGGGGACCCTGAGGGACCGGCACCGCCTGAAGGGAGCGGGGGGACCCTGAGGGACCGGCACCGCCTGAGGGGAACGGGGGGACCCTGAGGGGATCCCGGGAACTGGCACCGCCTGAAGGGAGCGCGGGGATCCAGGGTGCTGGTCCCTGAGCGCCCACAGCTTGAGGGAGCTGCTGATTTACGGACTCCCAAGTTGAACACAACCCTGTGATCCTCCTCACTTCGTCATGGCCAAAAAGGAGCCAGCCCTTCCATGCTGTTTTTCTACCAGGCTTTATTGAGGGACGCGTTCCCCGCGGGCTGTGGCGCGGTTCCTTGGCCGCAGCCGGGCGGGTTTGTCCTCGTtccttgggagcagctgccatcGTGTGGCGGAGCTGCCATCATCCGCCCCGCCGCTCGGTTCCTGTGCCGTGCCAGCTGCCAGCCTCCCCGCGGTCACACTCGCTGGCTTCGTCCCAGCGTGTGCGAGTCGAAGATGGCATTGAATTAAACAAACCAACACTAATCACAGCCCCAACGTGGGGAGAGTTTCAGAGACTCTAATTTCAAACCAGAACAGCTGCTGAAAGCCCCCTGGCATGACCATGGGCAGAAGTGGCCTCTCTCAAACCTCTGATACAACAGATTTTTGGTACGCCAGCCCAGACACTCAAAGCTAGATAAATAGCGTTTTTCAAATACTAGAAAGGCTTTTGTCACCCTGTTAGGTTCTCAGCATTATTGGAAACCACAAAATGACAGAGTAGTTGgggttggaagaaaccttaaagAACATCCAGTTCcgtccccctgccatggacaggaaaCCTTCCGCAGTCAAGAGCAAGTAGGCATTTATCCACAGAAATGGGGAGATTGAACCCCTTACCCTGTTTTGCATTTCATAGAAATGACGCCTAAGCTGCtttccccaggggctggggcagctcctccccagggcagcactgcagcctccctgctggACCTCCCCAGGGttccctcagctctgtccagcctggctgggtcCCTCGGGATGGCAGCACCTCTCTGGGGCACCCTGCCCATGCTCTGGGGCATTAATTAATGGTGATGTTAAAATCAGACCCAGCATCAACCCCCAGTTACCAGCCTCCAAGCCGACTTTGTGCCACCGATCCATCAGCTTTCAGTCCATGCATCTTCAGCTTCTACACCCTAATCAATCCACAGAAGCTCTGATaagaagtttttattattattctccCAGGACTGAGCCCATCCTGAGCTGTGTTGGTGTCAGACAGTGCCATGTTGGTAACAACAGCAGGTTTAGGGAGTTAAATCCAGGAGAGAGCTCAGTCCAGTCCCTGCCTTGACAAATAGCTGAATATACCAAAACAGTATTTCTTAGGAGAACTTACAGTGGGGCAGTGTTTTACACTTAGAACCACAGGGAGTATACTTAAATAAACTAAACatacttaaatatatataaatgaatATATCTGTATTTTATACTTAAAGCCACATGGCAGACTCAGCTGGACACCAGAATCCCAGGTCATGGCTGCTGTCTAGACCTGGGGATCACCTCAGATAAATGTGTTATGCCCAAGTTCTGGAGCAGGTGTTTTCCTCTCCCCGGTAAAAGAATCCACAGGTAGGCCTTTCATTTTCCTCAGCCAGGCTTTCCTTCTGGCTCTGTCTTTGTCTTCCGTGGGCTTtgcctgctgtgcctggtgctgagctgccacagctgcctcacgcagctcctgctctgctgtcaggAGCCTGAACCCGCTGTCCCTCCGGGAAGCAGAGGCACAGGAGGGCTTTATTCTCCTGGCAGCTCCGTTCCtcatctctgcagccctgccaggcgtCGGTTGGATCAGCTCTGAGGAAGCTGTGCAGAGATCGATGAGCTGATGCCCGTCTTTGGAACCTGGAGTTTCTTTCCCACGGCCACTGGGAGCTTTCCTTTCTcccagggagccacagagctTGGGACGTAcaacacagggagcagggatggaggattTCACAGCGGGGCTGTGCAAAGAGTTCTCCAGCCTGAGCCGCAGCATTTTGGTTTCAAAGGGAGTTGAGATTTTTGCCACGGCCAGCGAACGGCTGTGCAGCCTGGCGCGCTGGAGCCGGGCTGcccgctgctcctggtgctgcagggccGCTCTGGGCACCGGCCGCTGCCCGGGgcgctgctgctgggctgccctggcccttgcagagagcaggctggggctgcggCTGCCTGCGCCGGCCCTGCGGGAGCTCTGCAGCGTGCCGATCGTCAGGAGGAACTTGTCAGGGGACATGGGACTCCTCGGGTCTCTCTGGGGCAGCTCACACTCCAAAGTGGCCTCTCcctcctcagctgcaggagaagcagagccCGGTTCAGCTTCATCACCTGTAgccaaaaccaaagcaacacATTTGGGGTTGAGAGGCTTTCCCAcacactgcagagcacagagtcagagaatcacagaatgagctgagttgggagggacccccagggatcccccagcccagcccctggtcctgcccagacccccagcaaccccaccctgggcatccctggcagcgctggccaaaggctcctggagctctggcagcctcggggccgtgcccattccctgggcagcctgggcagtgccagcaccctctgggggagaACCTTCCCTGGTCTCCAGCCTAaactgccctggcccagctcctgctgttccctgggtcctgtcttTTACCAAGCAGAGCATCAGTTGGCATCTGCTGGCCTGGACAGCAGGAACCTTTTCCCAGCCCATCACTTTATCTGCAATACTCAGTTTGTAGAGCTGAAGGATTTGTCATCACACTGCATTGAATAGCTCTGactaaaaacaaaataacatcACTGTGTTACAATTGAAAAGGTGCCTGTTTCTGGGCAGTTGCCTTTCCCAGTGATGGCAGATCCTGAATGTAGGTGTTCTCTCACTTTCTCGGGTGTTTGCAATGAATAATTCAAGCCCTGAATCAGCAGCGTGTTTCCAAGCCCACCAGCTGTGTGAATATGAATACTACTACTGATTTCTGTCTTACTCAGTTGGAAAATGACAGTGCCTGTCTTGAAAAATGTGTTGAAGTTACACCAAACCCTTGTAAAAAGGCAGAAGGGTTTCACAGAAGCCTAGAAAATGACAGAACCATTGAAATGGAACAGCACATCTGCTCTTGACAACAGCAGAGTCTGAAtattggctgggctgggggcagtgccTGCTTGGTTTGTAGCTCAGTTTAGAAAAGCCAGAAGAGAAGAGGCTCAGTGTGATACTTTTGGGTCTTCCACGGCTCTTTGGTCTCTGGCGAGATTTTGGGGACTTGTCTGGAGCTCGCTGCTGCTCTGCACCGGTGCCCTGGCGCTTCCCCTTCTGGGACCTCCTGTCCTGCTTGGGCACCTCTCTGTCTGCGGGGAGGGAATAGTCCCACGCCACCTCCTCgaactggagcagcagcagcctgctggggGAGTTGGTCAGCaccctgcaggagggaggggagagccATAAAAGCACGGGAATCACAGACACAGCAGGTCCTGCCTGAGGGGCTCCTGTGCAACGCAAACCCCGCGGCCTCCAACAGATCTGAGATCATCATCtctctgggaaggagcagcagcgaTTGACCCCATCAATCAGACACTGCACATTTTAACTTGTGCTCTGTGCGAGTCTCTGGTGTTCTTTTCATTCAGCTCCAtggcaaaattaatttaaaaataattaagatgAAAATTTCCAGCAGTGGACAGAGCTAGATCAGAGTAGTGCTGAAGGATGCGAGTACCTAAGTGCAAATACCATATTGTCAGGGACATCTAAGTGTGGATTGAAGGGCTGTGCTGGTCTGGTTGGGATGGTGTCAATTCCTTCATAGCTGCCCATTTATTGCTGTGTTTTAGAGTGTGGCCAACCCAGCCCTCAAACCACAGCAGTGTTTTACCCTTTGCTTCCACAGAAGCTGGGAGCCACCTTTAGTTAGAGGTGCAAAAGTGAATGAACCTGGAAGGATTTCTCATTATTGGCCTTTACAAAGAGGCTGTAGGTCAGGGAACAGGCAGAGACTGTCAGGTATTGGCTTGATTCTCCAACCTCCTAAGAATTTCTGAATTCAGCTTTACAGCTGGGTCTGTATCTTCAGCTGTAGAGAAACAGGAGATTGTACATTGCTGAAGAGACTGAAGAAATCTTTTCAGCCACTGTGAACTAAACCAGATCATTGAAGCAGCTAATAAATAGTGGAGTCCTTTAAAAGTTATTTGTGAGAAGGAAAAACACACAGTTCCTTGAATTTCAGTGCAATCTACCAAACCTGGgccagaggctgctggcagctgctgtcaccCACCTGTTGCCTGCGACACAGAGAGCAGACACGGGGTCCCCGCTGCCGCTGGGCTCCAGCACTTTGAGGCAGGTGCCAGTCAGGAAGCTGAATATCCGAATGCATCCATCAGCACAGCCACTGACGACTCTGAGGTACAGGAACTCCAGGGACAGGACTTCCCTGAAAACACACCAGGCCAGTTGGGGTTCCATGGTGCTCGCACAGGGGGAAATGGTCAGCGAGCTCCTTCAGCccgcaggagcagcagagctctggctgcagcagcagcctgcactgAGGAGCTGATCAGGGCATTGCACAGGTCTGACAGAGACCTCTCAGATCCTGTCCAAACCAACAGCCCGTGCATCCTTccactggaaggtgtccctgcccgtggcaggggggtggaatgaggtgatctttagggtcccttccaacccaaaccatcccgggattctgtgattccatgctCCCCATAGCAACCATATGGTTGTGGCCATCTGCTGCATttgaaatttcagttttatgtCCAGGAAAATCAATGAAAACCATACGATCCTCCAGTTTTCACAGCTCTAGATACAATTTAAGTCTGAGGATGGCGTAACTCACAGTTGGTCAGCATGAAACTGGGCCACCTCTATTCCTCCCAGGTGATGTGACACCCTGTGGCACACAGCAGGGGATCCTTGCAATactgggctgtgctgtctgCCTTTGGTCACCCCTGGTTGTGATAAAGGGTTGTGGGTTTGCATTTCAGATTATTCCAGCTCTTAACTGAAAATGCTTCTTGTGACAGCGGGGTGTCTGACAGAGCCTTTGAGATAAAGGTTGGTGCAAGTGGGATATTTCAAATCCTCAGACTGGTAATTAAGGCATTTTCTGGTAAGGGGCACTTGTTCTGTACAGTTTCAGTCCACTGTTGAATACAACTTGAAACACATCTGATTCCTACTTGGGATGGAAGAAGGCTATCAGGCATCTCCTAAATTTTCCCAACATGCTCCATCCCAGGGCATATCCATCACTGCCCCCTGTGACGAGGTGCCACTGGTCAAAGGCCAAGCAGAGAACTGGGCCTTGGTGCCTCTCTAATGTCTGCAAAGTAAAAGAAGAAGGTGCAACACAATCAGTAATGGGGATGTAAATCTGTCTGAGGTGTCCCATGGCTTTCAGGACACCAACCTAACATGGTTTTATAGTGGTATTGTACCAGTGCCCCCCATGGATAACTGTGATTGTTTTATAGTCACTGAAATGTTCTGggcttggtgctgctgctgagctcctggcaTGGAATTACATCCCTTTTCCATCTTTATTACAtgggattattttcttttttagaaagTCTTtggcaaacacaaaaaaactGTCATGAACTAGCAGAGAATGGTGACCATTTAGCACAGAATTATCCACCCCAGAGGAAACTCACCTTGATCAGAGCCCCTGTCTCTGCACTCCAGATCTTCACCAGCCCTCGGTGACCCCCACTGACCACGTGGGTCCCGTCCATCCTCACTGCccccacagggctgctgtgcatCAGAGTCCTGAGGCATTCCCCACTCCTCAGGCTCcacactgctggggcagcaagGAGGAGAATTAAAAATGCATCTGCCCCAGTGATGAGTTTTGGGAGTATGacatgcattaaaaaatactattGGATTACAGTCACACCTTGtacctgcagctctgtgaggagATGAGTGCTGGCTTAAAAAGCATAATTGCAAGGCAAACAATTTAAATGTGAAGTCCAGAAAAAGCACATCTTTTTCACCTTGATTCTATAAGGAAACATCTGGCAAAGCTGAAATGTGATACCACTTGCCCAAGAGTTGGGATGGCATTACAGCCACAAAGCCATTAATTctgaataaaagcagaaataatgagAATTTAGTCTCTGACATAATCAGAGACTGTGTGTGCGCGTGTCCCCAGCTGTGACTCACAGCTcactccccacagccccctgccCATGGTTCTGCAGTGGTTCCCTCTGGCTGGGGgctcccagtgctctcaccTTTCACCatgccatccccagctcccagtgctctcaccTTTCACCTTTCACCgtgccatccccagctcccagtgctcctgtcCCTCACCTTTCACCatgccatccccagctcccagtgccctcacCTTTCACCatgccatccccagctcccagtgccctcacCTTTCACCatgccatccccagctcccagtgccctcacCTTTCACCTTTCACCatgccatccccagctcccagtgctcctgtcCCTCACCTTTCACCatgccatccccagctcccagtgctcctgtcCCTCACCTTTCACCatgccatccccagctcccagtgctcctgtcCCTCACCTTTCACCatgccatccccagctcccagtgccctcacCTTTCACCATGCCATCTCCAGCTCCTGACACCAGGTGTTCCTGGTGGGAATGCAGGCAGGTGATGGTCGCATAGTGACCTGTGAAGGTTCTCACACAGACCCCACTGTGAATATTCCAGCACCTGCAGAGAGGAGAACTTTAGGATTCCTTCCATGTGGTTccattattatttcttatttaacgtgcccagctgtgctcccacaCACAGGTTAAAATCAGGAGCTGTTCTGCTGAGGTGTCACAGCAGTTGCAGCAGCAGGTCAGGCTCAGCATTAACGTTTGCCCctgtccttccctctcccctcacTGTGGCAGGCTGGgtgtcctggcacagccccagctcacctGATGCCGAgctccaggctggtgctgctgagcaggagctctCAGCTCACCTGATGCCGAgctccaggctggtgctgctgagcaggaacTCTCAGCTCACCTGATGCCGAgctccaggctggtgctgctgagcaggagctctCAGCTTACCTGATGCTGAgctccaggctggtgctgctgagcaggagctctCAGCTCACCTGATGCCGAgctccaggctggtgctgctgagcaggatcCCTCTGTCCTCGCGGAGGCACAGGGCTCTGACGGGCCCGGCGTGGccgtgcagctgcagctcctccttccctcccggCACACGGAGCAgcctcagcctcctgctgccagcGGCCACCCAGTCCCCACCGCTGTAATGGGCTCTCCTTGCCCTGTCAGACCTGCCaggagcagtgcctggctgAGCTTTAGCAGGCCTggctcagcactgccctgccttcAGCTGGGCACGGTGGGCAGAGGTGAATCCTTTGCAGGGCACCACCACAGCCCCTAAATCTGCACATCCCCCTTGGTATCAGGGTGGGCAGAAGGGCGAgggctcctcccagccccataTCCCTTGGGATACACCATGGATCACCAACCcttattcctttaaaaacagcTTATCTTGgcatctttatttaaaaaatggagaTTTCTTTACACTGACACTGAGGGACTCTTTTCCAGCCATCCAGGAGGATCACAGGGAATGGAACAGCTTTCCTAGAGCTGCTCTTGGCCCCACAGCTGGGCACTCTACTCACTGTTCCATGAGGACACAGGTCTTGTAGGGGCCACAGAAGACATTCCTCTCTTCCAGCTCGATCTTGTCAGTTTTCAGTTCCCGATAGGCTTCGTGCAGACCCAAATCCTCTGTCTGATGACaagagaaataaggaaaagtAACTCAGAGAGGCAGGAATGCAGCATTATTCTATATTATTGAACCTAGCAGCTCTAGGGAGGAGCCCAGAGTAAGGAATACCAGAGTGCAGCAAGGCCCTGCTTAGtccagggctgttcccaggCCGTGTTCTGTGGCATACATGGAAGCCCTGAGAGCTGCACCCTTTATTCTGAGGGAAGAAGGCCCCTGGCCCTAGGATTGTGCCATGACTGGGGACACACGGGAGTGAGGCTGAAGTCTGGGAATGCCTCCCAAACTCCCTCCCATGTAGGAAGGTGCTGAGCAAGCCCTGGTCCCTATGAGCTGCTCAGGATGGGGCAATCCAAAGGCAGGAGTGGGAAAGCATGAAGCAATTCCAAATTCACTGTGCTGTCTCCCATGAGCTGtcctctctcctccccaaaCACTGACATGCAGCATCCAACAAACCTTGGATTTGCGCCTCTTCTTCTGCTCCTTGTCCTTCACTTCAGTGACCTCACCCTCATCGTTTAACTGGGGAATTTGCACATCGACTCTTTTAGCATAGTTTGGCATGGTTTTTCTAGGACACAACTCCTGGAATAAACCAACAGAGGCAGGAGTGACTGCAGAGCCCACGCTGGCAGGGcgtgctgctcctctcctcagctgctggggctccctgcagagctgagctgcccaCTCTGCCTTCTCGTTGAGACCTGGCTTACATTTACCACTCTATCTACCTCAGGTTTAACTTCTGgtgaaaaataattgctttttgttggttttttttttccccaaactctAATCTTAAGCTTTTAATAAGCAGCAAAATTTTGAGCTCATCTCATCTTTGGCAGGCACTCAGTTGATTCAGAATCCAAACCCACTGAGATGGGAGGCTCTCAAAACACCTCAGTCAACACTCGAGATTCATTTTTAGCCTGTGAAACCTTCCCTGAAGCCTTTCCTGaaggccagcacagagctgagtcCAGAGTGTCTCCTGGGGGAGGCTCCTTCACTCCTCGCCCTGTGGCAGGTCCTgctggccaggccaggcctgtCCCAGCAGTTCTGCattcctgtgctccagccatagcccccagctcctcacagagCCCTTGCATTTCCCTTGCCCTGTGTGGAGCAAGTGGAGCTCATTCCTGAGCTGCCTTGGGAGCTGCTGTAGCTCTGCCCAACCTCCAGCACCTCTGGAAATTTTCATTGTGACCAAAGTCGGCTTTCCTGAAGAACGTTTGGATGCATTTCTAGAGTCTTGGGCTCTCTAAAGGAGACTAAAAGCTGTTCCTGTGACAGTGTGAAATGTCACCTGGCTTTGCTCTGGAGGTGGAAGGGCCATGGCAGAGTTGGGGGGCAGCCTCTGGTACAGGAATTCCCATTTAACAGCTTGGGCAGCAGCAAACCCCTCTTTTTCAGGTGCATGATAATGGCAGGAGCCCAGGTGtcccacctgcagctgcaggaggttCCTCTGGACTGTGCTCTGACACTCCCTGTCCTCCCGGACCCGCCGGACCAGGAACTCCCAGTGACCAttcacagcagagcaggcatCCAGGGATTTCTGATCCAAAAGCCCTGGGAAgttcaagggacaggttggctgATCCCCTCTGgaaaccttcccttcccctcaggGGAAAGCCCTGGAAAATCAGAGCAGCTTTACCCAGGATGGCCATGGACAGCTGGAATGGCAGGGCACGAGTAAAGTCCTTGGGCTGGCTGCCATCAGAGCCTGACGGGAGTGACACAGGAGCCATGGTGGCATCTGCACCCGCTGGGGACAAAGGTGAGCTGTCCCCTGCATCGGGACCTTCCTGGCAGGACACTCAGTGCACTGGGGCCAAAGGCACGTTCTGGAGCTTGGccagctggaaaacagggaatttACAGTCCTGGAAGTGCTCGAGTTCTGGTGCCAcggacagcagcactgccagcagtgccctggaaGGGCTGGGTGGTTTTTAACTCATCACTTTGGCTCTGTGCAAGTCACAGGAAAGCGCTGGGAGCACTCCTGTTCTCTGGGACAGCACAGAGACAGCCCCCAGGGGATGCGCAcgggaggggacagccccagggaacAGCAcgggaggggacagccccagggatcAGCAcgggaggggacagccccaggggatgggcacgggaggggacagccccggggATCAGCACgggaggggacagccccggggATCAGCACGGGAGGTGACAGCCCCAGGATGGGCatgggaggggacagccccaggatgggcacgggaggggacagccccggggATCAGCAcgggaggggacagccccaggatggGCACGGGAGGTGATAGCCCCAGGATGGGCACgggaggggacagccccggggATCAGCACgggaggggacagccccgggctccaaggggcacagcagggccccTCGTGCCAAGGCCATGGCACCGGtctgctgagagcaggggaAAGCCTCTGCCTTCAGCCgctgcatttccagcagcacGGGTACGGCTGGAGCCGGGACATTCACAAGCAAAGGGCGGGAGCCGCTCACCTGCCCGGGGCtccccggcaccggcaccggcacggCCGCGGCAGTTACCGAAACCTGCAACCGGCCCGGGGTGCTGCCGGAGCCCGCGGGCACAGCCCCGCAGCAGAGCAGGCGGCGCCGGGGACGCGCGGGGACGGGGGATGTCGAGGGATGGTGCCGGGGGATGTCGGGGTGATGGGGGATGTTGGGGTGAGAGGGATATCGGGGTGCCAGGGGATATCGGGGTGCCAGGGGACGTTGGGGGATGTCGGGGGATGTCGGGGGATGTTGGGGGATGTT
This DNA window, taken from Molothrus aeneus isolate 106 chromosome 25, BPBGC_Maene_1.0, whole genome shotgun sequence, encodes the following:
- the LOC136566450 gene encoding Golgi apparatus membrane protein TVP23 homolog B-like isoform X2, whose translation is MDSSDDIEDVSLFDADDDVSRRSKKSKIRHPVASFFHLFFRVSAIVVYLLCELLTSSFIACMVTIILLLSCDFWAVKNVTGRLMVGLRWWNQVDDDGRSHWVFEARKVSAQGGKTSSEAESRIFWLGLITCPMIWVIFAFSALFSFKVKWLAVVVMGVVLQGANLYGYIRCKVGSRKNLTSMATSYLGKQFLRQTMATEEQAAS
- the LOC136566450 gene encoding Golgi apparatus membrane protein TVP23 homolog B-like isoform X1; translated protein: MDGAWQCVTRTELLAHSSGLTWHHWGSQQSGFSQFSVLAAVPGSDCPGRLRNKSTAPAGVTGQGGHALEAVCQSQDSSDDIEDVSLFDADDDVSRRSKKSKIRHPVASFFHLFFRVSAIVVYLLCELLTSSFIACMVTIILLLSCDFWAVKNVTGRLMVGLRWWNQVDDDGRSHWVFEARKVSAQGGKTSSEAESRIFWLGLITCPMIWVIFAFSALFSFKVKWLAVVVMGVVLQGANLYGYIRCKVGSRKNLTSMATSYLGKQFLRQTMATEEQAAS
- the LOC136566582 gene encoding F-box/WD repeat-containing protein 10-like, with the translated sequence MAPVSLPSGSDGSQPKDFTRALPFQLSMAILGLLDQKSLDACSAVNGHWEFLVRRVREDRECQSTVQRNLLQLQELCPRKTMPNYAKRVDVQIPQLNDEGEVTEVKDKEQKKRRKSKTEDLGLHEAYRELKTDKIELEERNVFCGPYKTCVLMEQSDRARRAHYSGGDWVAAGSRRLRLLRVPGGKEELQLHGHAGPVRALCLREDRGILLSSTSLELGIRCWNIHSGVCVRTFTGHYATITCLHSHQEHLVSGAGDGMVKVWSLRSGECLRTLMHSSPVGAVRMDGTHVVSGGHRGLVKIWSAETGALIKTLERHQGPVLCLAFDQWHLVTGGSDGYALGWSMLGKFRRCLIAFFHPKEVLSLEFLYLRVVSGCADGCIRIFSFLTGTCLKVLEPSGSGDPVSALCVAGNRVLTNSPSRLLLLQFEEVAWDYSLPADREVPKQDRRSQKGKRQGTGAEQQRAPDKSPKSRQRPKSDEAEPGSASPAAEEGEATLECELPQRDPRSPMSPDKFLLTIGTLQSSRRAGAGSRSPSLLSARARAAQQQRPGQRPVPRAALQHQEQRAARLQRARLHSRSLAVAKISTPFETKMLRLRLENSLHSPAVKSSIPAPCVVRPKLCGSLGERKAPSGRGKETPGSKDGHQLIDLCTASSELIQPTPGRAAEMRNGAARRIKPSCASASRRDSGFRLLTAEQELREAAVAAQHQAQQAKPTEDKDRARRKAWLRKMKGLPVDSFTGERKTPAPELGHNTFI